Genomic DNA from Segatella copri:
ATCGAGCATGGTATGTCAGCACTCTATGCCCTCGGCATCGACAACTGTCTCATCCAGGTAAACGGTCCTGAGTTCCCTATCCTCGACGGTTCTGCTGCTCCGTATGTAGAGAAGATCCAGAGCATAGGCATCCAGGAGCAGAATGCTGAGAAAGACTACTACATCATCCGTCATAAGATTGAGGTGAAAGATGATAATGGGTCTGTCATCACCATCCTTCCTGACGAGGACTTCAGCATCACAGCCATGTGTTCTTTCGAGAGCAAATTCATCAACAGCCAGTTTGCTACCCTCGAAAAGATGGAGACATACGCAGAGGAGATTGCATCAGCCCGTACCTTCGTTTTCGTACGCGACATCATGCCTCTGCTTCAGGCTAACCTCATTAAGGGTGGTGACCTGGACAATGCCATCGTTATCTACGAGCGCCAGGTAGAACAGGCTCAGCTCGACCAGCTCGCCGACCATCTCAAGGTGCCTCACATGGATGCAAACAAGTTGGGTTACATCCAGCACCGCCCATTGCAGTGGGAGAACGAATGTACACGTCATAAACTGCTCGATATCATCGGCGATATGGCACTCATCGGCAAGCCTATCAAGGGTCGCATCATCGCTACGCGTCCAGGTCATACCGTAAACAACAAGTTCGCCCGCCTCATGCGCAAGGAGATTCGCAAGCACGAGATTCAGGCTCCTATCTACGATCCTAACGAGGAGCCAATCATGGATAATATCCGCATCCGTCAGCTCCTGCCTCACCGCTACCCTATGCAGCTGGTCGATAAGGTCATTGCTATGGGTCCTAACAGCATCGTGGGCGTAAAGAATGTAACCAGCAACGAGCCTTTCTTCACCGGTCACTTCCCTGAAGAGCCAGTGATGCCAGGCGTTCTCCAGGTAGAGGCGATGGCACAGTGTGGCGGTCTGCTCGTATTGAACCAGCTGGAGGAGCCTGAGCGCTGGAGTACTTACTTCATGAAGCTCGATGATGTGAAGTTCCGCAAGAAGGTGGTTCCGGGCGATACTCTCCTCTTCCGTGTAGAACTCCTCGCACCCGTGCGTCATGGCATCAGCTCTATGAAAGGCTATATGTTCGTAGGCGACCAGGTGGTGGCAGAGGCTACTTTCACAGCACAGATTGTTAAGAACAAGTAATAATAAAATAGAAATATGAATCAGATTAGTCCATTAGCGTTCGTTCACCCAGAGGCAAAACTCGGTGACAACAACATTATCGGTCCTTTCTGCTATATCGACAAGGACACCGTTTTGGGCGATAACAACGTATTGCAGAACAGCGTTACCATCCACGTGGGCGCTCGCATCGGCAACAATAATGAATTTTTCCCAGGCGCCAGCATCTCTACCAAGCCTCAGGACTTGAAGTTCAAGGGCGAGCAGACAACCTGCGAGGTTGGCGATAACAACAGCATCCGTGAGAACGTTACTATCTCTCGTGGTACAGCCTCTAAGGGCAAGACCGTAGTAGGCAGCAACAACCTCCTGATGGAGACCGTTCACGTGGCTCACGACTGCGTGCTCGGCAGCGGCTTGATTATCGGCAACTCTACCAAATTTGCCGGTGAGGTGGTAATAGACGACAACGCCATCGTCAGCGCCAACGTTCTCGTTCACCAGTTCTGCCATATCGCAGGCTACGTAATGATCCAGGGCGGTTGCCGTTTCTCTCAGGATATTCCTCCATACATCATTGCCGGCAAGGAGCCAACCCGCTACTGCAGCATCAACCTCATCGGTCTGCGCCGTCGCGGTTTCAGCAATGAGACCATCCAGAACATCCACGAGGCTTACCGCCTGCTCTACAGCAAGGGTATATTGAAGGAAGGTATTGAGGAAATCAAGAAGAATCTTGAGGTTACCAAGGAGATTCAGTATATTATCGACTTCGTAGAGAGTTCTCAGCGAGGCATTATCCGATAAAAGTAAAAGGGTAAAAAGGTAAAAAGAGCATCCTTGCATAGGTTTATGAAACGAGCAAGGATGCTTTTTTCTTGAATATAAAAAATGATATATGAAAACATTGATTGTGGTCTTAGGTCCTACCGGTGTAGGTAAAACGGAGCTTTGCCTTTCACTGGCAGAGCATCTCGCTATACCTATCATCAATGCCGACTCCCGCCAGATCTTCGCCGAACTTCCTATCGGAACTGCAGCCCCTACTGCCGAACAGCAGCAACGGGTAAAGCATTATTTCGTAGGAAACTACCACATCGAAGATTATTACAGCGCTGCCCAATATGAGGCTGATGTGATGAATCTCCTGCAGGAAGACATCTTCAAGAATCATGATGTGGCTCTGCTTACAGGCGGCAGCATGATGTATATCGATGCTGTATGCAAAGGAATCGACGACATCCCTACTGTTCGTGACGACATACGCACTTGGATGAAACAGCGGCTGGAAGAGGAAGGGCTGGAGGCGCTGGTAGAAGAACTCCACAAGATGGATCCGGAGCACTGGTCGATAGTAGACAGGAAGAATCCACGCCGCGTGGTTCATGCACTTGAAATCTGTCATCAGACCGGCAAGACTTATACTTCTTTCCGCACAGCCGAAAAGAAGCAGCGCCCTTTCCGCATCATCAAGATAGGTCTGAACCGCGACAGAACAGAACTCTACGACCGCATCAACCAGCGTGTATTGATGATGATGGGCGAAGGTCTGGAGGCAGAAGCACGCAGCGTATATCCGCAGAAGGGACTCACCTCGTTGAGAACCGTAGGCTACAAAGAAATGTTCTCCTACTTTGACGGCGAGATAGAC
This window encodes:
- the lpxA gene encoding acyl-ACP--UDP-N-acetylglucosamine O-acyltransferase, which codes for MNQISPLAFVHPEAKLGDNNIIGPFCYIDKDTVLGDNNVLQNSVTIHVGARIGNNNEFFPGASISTKPQDLKFKGEQTTCEVGDNNSIRENVTISRGTASKGKTVVGSNNLLMETVHVAHDCVLGSGLIIGNSTKFAGEVVIDDNAIVSANVLVHQFCHIAGYVMIQGGCRFSQDIPPYIIAGKEPTRYCSINLIGLRRRGFSNETIQNIHEAYRLLYSKGILKEGIEEIKKNLEVTKEIQYIIDFVESSQRGIIR
- the miaA gene encoding tRNA (adenosine(37)-N6)-dimethylallyltransferase MiaA, with the translated sequence MKTLIVVLGPTGVGKTELCLSLAEHLAIPIINADSRQIFAELPIGTAAPTAEQQQRVKHYFVGNYHIEDYYSAAQYEADVMNLLQEDIFKNHDVALLTGGSMMYIDAVCKGIDDIPTVRDDIRTWMKQRLEEEGLEALVEELHKMDPEHWSIVDRKNPRRVVHALEICHQTGKTYTSFRTAEKKQRPFRIIKIGLNRDRTELYDRINQRVLMMMGEGLEAEARSVYPQKGLTSLRTVGYKEMFSYFDGEIDRDEAIRQIQSHSREYMRKQLTWFKRDTTIQWFHPDQQEEILAYIDKEIG
- a CDS encoding bifunctional UDP-3-O-[3-hydroxymyristoyl] N-acetylglucosamine deacetylase/3-hydroxyacyl-ACP dehydratase; the encoded protein is MSKQKTLKGSFSLCGKGLHTGLSLTVTFNPAPENTGYKIQRIDLEGEPVIQAVAENVVETQRGTVLGKGDIRVSTIEHGMSALYALGIDNCLIQVNGPEFPILDGSAAPYVEKIQSIGIQEQNAEKDYYIIRHKIEVKDDNGSVITILPDEDFSITAMCSFESKFINSQFATLEKMETYAEEIASARTFVFVRDIMPLLQANLIKGGDLDNAIVIYERQVEQAQLDQLADHLKVPHMDANKLGYIQHRPLQWENECTRHKLLDIIGDMALIGKPIKGRIIATRPGHTVNNKFARLMRKEIRKHEIQAPIYDPNEEPIMDNIRIRQLLPHRYPMQLVDKVIAMGPNSIVGVKNVTSNEPFFTGHFPEEPVMPGVLQVEAMAQCGGLLVLNQLEEPERWSTYFMKLDDVKFRKKVVPGDTLLFRVELLAPVRHGISSMKGYMFVGDQVVAEATFTAQIVKNK